The Crocosphaera subtropica ATCC 51142 genome includes a window with the following:
- a CDS encoding ABC transporter ATP-binding protein has protein sequence MTDHITKEKLSTNSQDKDIVLSVKGVSKKFCRSLKRSLFYGVQDIAGELLGIRGEKNELRHKEFWALSDVSFDLRRGETIGLVGKNGSGKTTLLRIIAGLIKPDAGYVDVYGIVAPLIALGAGFNPILTGKENIYANMSILGLSKKEIDERFDEVIDFAEIEDAIDAPVQTYSSGMAARLGFASAIYTEPEILLVDEVLAVGDSKFRGKCFQKLHDLRQKGTTFLLVSHDSHTVLTVCERAVYLQKGELIEVGDTQSVITHYEKDLFLNVTESPSKNHPIKSINTNQQFAITSIFFRNEDDEIIDVPTTGEPTYLCVTCQVKETLTNVGLTFSIKGMAEGGDQVLLMNSLHDERSLSFSSGKQEVRLEMPYLGLKLGAYVLDVYAKRDGLYHLDSVEDYRFQVKATKSMNRCLFYQPRSWKVLQSYQDLKLNDEKTE, from the coding sequence ATGACCGATCATATAACGAAGGAAAAACTATCAACTAACTCCCAAGATAAAGACATTGTTCTTTCCGTTAAAGGAGTTTCTAAGAAGTTTTGTCGTAGCTTAAAACGCTCATTATTTTATGGCGTTCAAGATATTGCGGGTGAACTATTAGGTATTCGTGGCGAAAAAAACGAACTTCGTCATAAAGAATTCTGGGCTTTAAGCGATGTTAGTTTTGATTTACGTCGAGGAGAAACAATCGGTTTAGTGGGAAAAAATGGTAGTGGAAAAACAACGTTGCTAAGGATAATTGCTGGATTAATTAAACCGGATGCGGGTTATGTTGATGTATATGGAATAGTAGCACCATTGATTGCTTTAGGAGCCGGATTTAATCCTATTTTGACAGGAAAAGAGAATATTTATGCTAATATGTCAATCTTAGGATTATCTAAAAAAGAAATAGATGAGAGATTTGATGAAGTAATAGATTTTGCTGAAATTGAAGATGCTATTGATGCCCCTGTGCAAACTTATAGTTCCGGTATGGCAGCTCGTTTAGGTTTTGCAAGTGCTATTTACACTGAACCAGAAATTCTCTTAGTAGATGAAGTTTTAGCGGTTGGAGATAGTAAGTTTCGGGGAAAATGTTTCCAAAAACTTCATGATCTTCGTCAAAAAGGGACTACATTTTTATTAGTTAGTCATGATTCTCATACAGTTTTGACCGTCTGTGAAAGAGCAGTGTATTTACAAAAAGGGGAATTAATAGAAGTAGGAGATACCCAATCAGTCATTACTCACTATGAAAAAGATTTATTTTTAAATGTTACTGAATCTCCCTCAAAAAATCATCCCATAAAATCTATTAACACTAATCAACAATTTGCTATTACTTCAATATTTTTTAGAAACGAAGATGACGAAATTATTGATGTTCCCACTACAGGGGAACCTACATATTTATGTGTAACTTGTCAAGTTAAAGAAACACTAACCAATGTTGGGTTGACCTTTTCTATTAAAGGCATGGCTGAGGGGGGCGACCAAGTTTTACTCATGAATAGCTTACATGATGAACGATCTTTGAGCTTTTCATCTGGTAAACAGGAAGTGAGACTAGAAATGCCTTATCTGGGATTAAAATTAGGAGCTTATGTTCTAGATGTTTATGCAAAAAGAGATGGACTTTATCATCTTGATTCTGTAGAAGATTACAGATTTCAAGTTAAAGCGACAAAAAGCATGAATCGATGTTTATTTTATCAGCCTAGATCATGGAAAGTTTTACAAAGTTATCAAGATTTAAAACTAAATGACGAGAAAACAGAATAG
- a CDS encoding helix-turn-helix domain-containing protein: METYTWSYLKKYPKQTKRLLGIDDNQLEQLIALGKLLHQKKKEENEKTKIRINQPGAGSPSLLAEEEQIVLTLVYLRHNISFQLLGLLFQVSESTAHNIFTYWQTLFEGELPPSLLEQIKKFQEEKEIVLEMLTDYELIVDSAEQAIERPSDYQEQKKYYCGATPAIRNRLGNAHQETG, from the coding sequence ATGGAAACTTACACTTGGAGCTATCTAAAAAAATATCCTAAACAAACCAAAAGATTATTAGGAATTGATGACAATCAATTGGAACAATTGATTGCTCTAGGGAAGCTTCTTCATCAGAAAAAAAAAGAAGAGAACGAAAAAACAAAAATTAGAATTAATCAACCTGGTGCGGGAAGTCCATCTTTATTAGCAGAAGAAGAACAAATTGTTCTAACGTTAGTTTATTTAAGACATAATATAAGTTTTCAACTCTTAGGACTACTTTTTCAAGTAAGTGAGTCAACGGCTCATAATATTTTTACTTATTGGCAAACACTTTTTGAAGGAGAGTTACCACCAAGTTTATTAGAACAAATAAAAAAGTTTCAAGAAGAAAAAGAAATAGTTCTTGAAATGTTAACTGATTATGAATTGATTGTAGACAGCGCAGAACAGGCTATTGAAAGACCTTCAGATTATCAAGAACAAAAAAAATATTATTGCGGTGCGACCCCGGCGATTCGTAATCGCCTAGGGAACGCGCACCAAGAGACAGGGTAA